A genome region from Mycolicibacterium litorale includes the following:
- a CDS encoding PucR family transcriptional regulator has translation MPDNRYVPPASTVEVLQTVPDSVLRRLKQYSGRLATEAVASMQDRLPFFAGLEASQRASVHLVVQTAVVNFVEWMRNPQSNVSYTAQAFEVVPQDLTRRIALRQTVEMVRTTMEFFEEAVPLLARSDEQVTALTAGILRYSRDLAFAAASAYADAAEARGAWDTRMEANVVDAVVRGDVGPELQSQAATLNWDATAPATVIVGLPHPDRIDLASDDVRDVVTRNDRAALSDVHGTWLVAIVSGPLSATDRFLKELLAVFADGPVVVGPTAPTLSAAHLSATEAIAGMNAVAGWSGAPRPVSARELLPERALLGDATAIAALEAEVMRPLGDAGPALSETLDAYLDAGGAIEACARQLFVHPNTVRYRLKRIADFTGRDPTLPRDAYVLRVASTVGRLHRQIAQSSRSGGSSAQVPAVRPPSPIFYRTV, from the coding sequence ATGCCTGACAATCGGTACGTCCCGCCGGCGTCGACGGTCGAGGTGCTGCAGACGGTGCCGGACTCCGTCCTGCGCCGGTTGAAGCAGTACTCCGGGCGGTTGGCCACCGAAGCGGTGGCCTCGATGCAGGACCGGTTGCCGTTCTTCGCCGGGCTGGAGGCCTCCCAGCGCGCCAGCGTGCACTTGGTGGTGCAGACGGCGGTGGTCAACTTCGTCGAGTGGATGCGCAATCCGCAGAGCAACGTCAGCTACACCGCGCAGGCCTTCGAGGTCGTCCCGCAGGATCTGACGCGCCGCATCGCGCTGCGCCAGACGGTGGAGATGGTGCGCACCACGATGGAGTTCTTCGAGGAGGCGGTCCCGCTGCTGGCCCGTTCCGACGAACAGGTCACGGCGCTGACCGCGGGCATCCTGCGGTACAGCCGCGACCTGGCGTTCGCCGCGGCCTCGGCCTACGCCGATGCGGCCGAGGCACGCGGCGCGTGGGATACCCGGATGGAGGCCAACGTCGTCGACGCGGTGGTCCGCGGGGACGTCGGCCCGGAACTGCAGTCCCAGGCGGCCACGCTCAACTGGGACGCCACCGCGCCGGCCACCGTGATCGTCGGGCTGCCCCACCCCGACCGCATCGACCTGGCGTCCGACGACGTCCGCGATGTGGTGACCCGCAACGACCGGGCGGCGCTGTCCGACGTCCACGGCACCTGGCTGGTGGCGATCGTCTCCGGTCCGCTGTCGGCCACCGACCGCTTCCTCAAGGAGCTGCTGGCGGTGTTCGCCGACGGGCCGGTGGTCGTCGGGCCCACCGCGCCGACGCTGTCGGCGGCCCACTTGTCCGCGACCGAGGCCATCGCGGGGATGAACGCGGTGGCCGGCTGGAGCGGTGCCCCGCGGCCGGTCTCGGCCCGCGAACTGCTGCCCGAACGCGCCCTGCTCGGCGACGCGACCGCCATCGCGGCGCTGGAGGCGGAGGTGATGCGCCCCCTGGGCGACGCCGGTCCGGCGCTGAGCGAGACGCTCGACGCCTACCTGGACGCCGGCGGCGCCATCGAGGCGTGTGCACGTCAATTGTTCGTTCATCCAAATACCGTGCGGTACCGGCTGAAACGCATCGCCGACTTCACCGGTCGCGACCCCACGCTGCCCCGCGACGCGTACGTCCTGCGGGTGGCCTCGACCGTCGGCCGGCTCCACCGCCAAATCGCCCAGTCCAGCCGGTCCGGGGGGTCATCGGCGCAGGTCCCGGCGGTGCGGCCGCCCAGTCCGATCTTCTACCGGACGGTATGA